Proteins encoded by one window of Kribbella italica:
- the msrB gene encoding peptide-methionine (R)-S-oxide reductase MsrB — MTDGTKQYAIDKTDQEWRAQLSPAEYQVLRKAGTERPYTGEYTDTKTVGVYKCRACDAELFRSETKFDSHCGWPSFFAPLAEERVEYIEDTALGMKRVEVRCANCGSHLGHVFEGEGYGTPTDLRYCINSISLTLAEA, encoded by the coding sequence GTGACCGACGGCACCAAGCAGTACGCGATCGACAAGACCGACCAGGAGTGGCGCGCGCAGCTGTCCCCCGCGGAGTACCAGGTACTGCGCAAGGCCGGCACCGAGCGGCCGTACACCGGTGAGTACACCGACACCAAGACCGTCGGTGTGTACAAGTGCCGGGCGTGCGACGCGGAGCTGTTCCGCAGCGAGACCAAGTTCGACTCGCACTGCGGCTGGCCGTCGTTCTTCGCCCCACTCGCCGAGGAGCGCGTCGAGTACATCGAGGACACCGCCCTCGGCATGAAGCGGGTCGAGGTCCGCTGCGCCAACTGCGGCTCCCACCTCGGCCACGTCTTCGAGGGCGAGGGCTACGGCACGCCGACGGACCTGCGCTACTGCATCAACTCGATCAGCCTGACGCTGGCCGAGGCCTGA
- a CDS encoding FAD-dependent oxidoreductase → MGGEPGVRSSLREARPLLLVVDRDPLRLDRIENELERSFGVDFRVRGELTAAAALHCLDLAHELEQRVAVVLVDHELPDDERAAVLATAREAHPDARRALTIPWGAWAERTTAAAILAAMSKGDINYYVLKPWIGHDELFHRTVAEFVQEWSRNEVANLREVVVVADERSARGHAIQALLGRNGIPSAFRATGTANADLVLAEIGEPDPGDGVVVWMPAIGGTVLHDPTDVEIAEAWGVSTTLDDEQRDFDVLVIGGGPAGLATAVYASSEGLRTLVVEREAIGGQAGTSSLIRNYLGFSRGISGSELAQRGYQQAWVFGAHFALMREVVKLDALDNVFTAEIEGVGEVSAKAVVLASGVSYRRLGVPALEALTGAGVYYGASVSEAHGLTGLDACVVGGGNSAGQAVIHLARYCRQVTLVVRGPELSATMSQYLIDVIDAAPNIAVRASSEVVDGGGDGRLEQVTLRDRDTGAEEVLAADGLFVMIGAEPRTGWLPAAVGRDDHGFVAAGADAIASGLWNSSRTPQPYESTVPGLFAVGDVRCGSVKRVASAVGEGSVVVSQVHEHLKAVRIAEQAASDG, encoded by the coding sequence ATGGGTGGGGAACCCGGCGTACGGTCGAGCCTTCGCGAGGCGCGGCCGCTGCTGCTCGTCGTCGACCGTGATCCGTTGCGGCTGGACCGGATCGAGAACGAGCTCGAACGCAGCTTCGGCGTCGACTTCAGAGTGCGCGGCGAGCTGACGGCCGCCGCCGCGCTGCACTGCCTGGACCTGGCGCACGAGCTCGAGCAGCGGGTGGCCGTCGTACTGGTCGATCACGAGCTGCCGGACGACGAGCGGGCCGCCGTCCTGGCCACGGCGCGCGAGGCGCACCCCGACGCGCGCCGCGCGCTGACGATCCCGTGGGGTGCGTGGGCCGAGCGGACCACGGCCGCGGCGATCCTGGCCGCGATGTCGAAGGGCGACATCAACTACTACGTGCTGAAGCCGTGGATCGGGCACGACGAGCTGTTCCACCGCACGGTCGCGGAGTTCGTCCAGGAGTGGTCGCGCAACGAGGTCGCGAACCTGCGCGAGGTGGTCGTGGTCGCCGACGAGCGGTCCGCGCGCGGGCACGCGATCCAGGCGCTGCTCGGACGCAACGGGATCCCGAGCGCGTTCCGCGCGACCGGGACCGCGAACGCGGACCTCGTGCTGGCCGAGATCGGTGAGCCCGATCCCGGCGACGGCGTCGTGGTGTGGATGCCCGCGATCGGCGGGACCGTGCTGCACGATCCGACCGACGTGGAGATCGCCGAGGCGTGGGGCGTTTCGACGACGCTGGACGACGAGCAGCGCGACTTCGACGTCCTGGTGATCGGCGGCGGGCCGGCCGGGCTGGCGACGGCGGTCTACGCGTCGTCCGAAGGGCTGCGCACGCTGGTCGTCGAGCGGGAGGCGATCGGCGGTCAGGCCGGGACGAGCTCGTTGATCCGCAACTACCTCGGGTTCTCCCGCGGGATCAGCGGGTCGGAACTCGCGCAGCGCGGGTACCAGCAGGCGTGGGTGTTCGGGGCGCACTTCGCGCTGATGCGGGAGGTCGTGAAACTCGATGCTCTGGACAACGTCTTCACCGCCGAGATCGAGGGAGTCGGCGAGGTGTCGGCCAAGGCGGTGGTGCTGGCGAGCGGCGTGTCGTACCGGCGGCTCGGCGTACCGGCCCTGGAAGCGCTGACCGGAGCCGGGGTGTACTACGGCGCCAGTGTTTCCGAGGCGCACGGGCTGACCGGGCTGGACGCGTGTGTGGTGGGCGGCGGCAACTCGGCCGGGCAGGCCGTCATCCATCTGGCCCGGTACTGCCGTCAGGTGACGCTGGTGGTTCGCGGGCCGGAGCTGTCGGCCACCATGTCGCAGTACCTGATCGATGTGATCGACGCGGCGCCCAACATCGCCGTCCGGGCGTCCAGCGAGGTCGTCGACGGCGGCGGCGACGGGCGGCTGGAGCAGGTCACCTTGCGCGATCGCGACACCGGCGCGGAGGAGGTGCTCGCCGCCGACGGGTTGTTCGTGATGATCGGCGCGGAACCGCGGACCGGATGGCTGCCGGCCGCGGTCGGACGGGACGACCACGGGTTCGTCGCCGCAGGCGCGGACGCGATCGCGTCGGGGTTGTGGAACTCGTCGCGGACGCCGCAGCCGTACGAGTCGACGGTCCCGGGACTGTTCGCGGTCGGTGATGTGCGGTGCGGGTCGGTGAAGCGGGTCGCGTCTGCGGTCGGCGAGGGTTCGGTCGTCGTGTCGCAGGTCCACGAGCACCTCAAGGCCGTGCGCATCGCCGAGCAGGCCGCCTCCGATGGCTGA
- a CDS encoding VOC family protein encodes MAIVQSEGFAHVRLTVTDIVRSKAFYDQVFGWPVAADESAAVNEPGVRDDPARLYGGCVYQTPQGALFGLRPVGAEEFDADRTGLDHLSFGVSSRADLEKAATALDEAGIPRGEVTDLTEMGAAILSFQDPDDINIELSAQL; translated from the coding sequence ATGGCAATCGTGCAGAGTGAAGGTTTCGCCCATGTCCGGCTGACGGTCACCGACATCGTCCGGTCGAAGGCGTTCTACGACCAGGTGTTCGGCTGGCCGGTGGCGGCGGACGAGTCCGCCGCGGTGAACGAGCCGGGGGTTCGCGACGATCCGGCCCGGTTGTACGGCGGGTGCGTGTACCAGACGCCGCAGGGTGCGCTGTTCGGGTTGCGCCCGGTCGGCGCGGAGGAGTTCGACGCCGACCGCACCGGGCTGGACCACCTGAGCTTCGGCGTCTCGTCGCGCGCGGACCTGGAGAAGGCGGCGACGGCTCTGGACGAGGCCGGCATCCCGCGCGGCGAGGTCACCGACCTGACCGAGATGGGCGCCGCCATCCTGTCGTTCCAGGACCCGGACGACATCAACATCGAACTCAGCGCCCAGCTCTGA
- a CDS encoding lamin tail domain-containing protein has protein sequence MSAQNRSRRRLGALVVTSSLVLTGVVAVAAAPAQAASSTVVITEVYGGGGNSGASYTNDFVELTNNSSAPVDLTGWSIQYAAAAGTSWANKITLSGSIAPGGVYVAQGASGGANGQPMPAPDATGTVNMSAASGKVALVNSVTSLACATGCATAPGVIDFVGYGAANDFETAAAPGLSNTTSATRKDPAKDADNNSSEFESANPSPKTLTSAPPAEDPIPAKIHEIQGAAHLSPLNGKLVRDVTGVVTARSGNGFWFQDTAPDDDPATSEGLFVFTSSAPNVTVGDEVSVQGTVAEFRPGGSGGSDNLTTTELTNPAVTIIRSGAAIPAPAIVGPGGRVPPSTVIDDDSNGDVETTGTFQPATDGLDFWESLEGMWLGIDKPQVTGPTSSFRELSVVPAGSGLRTVRGGILLQKNDSNPERVLLDDVLAPVPDAKTGDTLAGTVTGVLDYGFGNFKFLVTQTPTVVPGPLKREKTTPSSLLQVSVATFNVENLDPSDGAAKFDGLAQAVVHNLASPDIIGLEEVQDNDGATNSGTTAADVTLNTLAAAIRKAGGPKYAWRQIDPVDGKEGGEPGGNIRVAFMYRTDRPVKFVDRAGGGSTVGTTITTDRFGRPHLSSSPGRVDPANPAWEATRVPLAGEFTWLGQSLFVVVNHFSSKGGDDPLWGRVQPPVQSSAPKRHQQAQSVRTFVDQLLAKDRGANVVVLGDLNDFDFSRTTDILVGSGKTSLIDLPRTLPAKERYSYVFEGNSQILDQILMSRNLQPASSYDVVHMNAEFPDQISDHDPQVVRLIPLPSWYR, from the coding sequence ATGTCTGCCCAGAACCGATCACGGCGCCGCCTGGGCGCCCTCGTGGTCACATCGTCTCTCGTCCTGACCGGAGTGGTCGCCGTCGCGGCCGCCCCGGCCCAGGCCGCCTCCTCCACCGTGGTCATCACCGAGGTGTACGGCGGTGGCGGCAACTCCGGCGCGTCGTACACGAACGACTTCGTCGAGCTGACCAACAACAGCAGCGCCCCGGTCGACCTGACCGGCTGGTCGATCCAGTACGCGGCGGCCGCCGGAACCTCCTGGGCGAACAAGATCACGCTGTCCGGCTCGATCGCGCCCGGTGGTGTCTACGTCGCGCAGGGCGCGTCCGGCGGGGCCAACGGCCAGCCGATGCCCGCGCCCGACGCGACCGGCACCGTGAACATGTCCGCGGCGTCCGGCAAGGTCGCGCTCGTGAACTCGGTGACGTCCCTGGCGTGCGCGACGGGCTGCGCCACCGCGCCCGGCGTGATCGACTTCGTCGGGTACGGCGCCGCCAACGACTTCGAGACGGCCGCGGCGCCCGGGCTGTCGAACACCACGTCGGCGACCCGCAAGGACCCGGCGAAGGACGCCGACAACAACTCCTCGGAGTTCGAGTCCGCGAACCCGTCGCCGAAGACGCTGACCTCCGCGCCGCCGGCCGAGGACCCGATCCCGGCGAAGATCCACGAGATCCAGGGCGCCGCGCACCTGTCGCCGCTGAACGGCAAGCTCGTTCGCGACGTCACCGGTGTGGTCACCGCCAGGAGCGGCAACGGGTTCTGGTTCCAGGACACCGCGCCGGACGACGACCCGGCGACCAGTGAGGGCCTGTTCGTCTTCACCAGCTCGGCGCCGAACGTGACCGTCGGCGACGAGGTCTCGGTCCAGGGCACGGTCGCCGAGTTCCGCCCGGGCGGATCGGGCGGCAGCGACAACCTGACCACCACCGAGCTGACCAACCCGGCCGTCACGATCATCAGGTCCGGTGCCGCGATCCCCGCACCGGCCATCGTCGGTCCGGGCGGGCGGGTTCCGCCGTCGACGGTGATCGACGACGACTCGAACGGCGACGTCGAGACGACCGGCACGTTCCAGCCGGCCACCGACGGGCTCGATTTCTGGGAGTCGCTCGAGGGCATGTGGCTCGGCATCGACAAGCCGCAGGTGACCGGGCCGACCAGCTCGTTCCGCGAGCTGTCGGTGGTTCCGGCCGGGTCCGGGCTGCGGACGGTCCGCGGCGGGATCCTGCTGCAGAAGAACGACAGCAACCCCGAGCGGGTGCTGCTGGACGACGTACTGGCTCCGGTGCCGGACGCGAAGACCGGTGACACGCTCGCAGGGACCGTGACCGGGGTCCTGGACTACGGGTTCGGCAACTTCAAGTTCCTGGTCACGCAGACGCCGACCGTCGTACCCGGTCCGCTGAAGCGCGAGAAGACCACGCCGTCGTCGCTCCTGCAGGTCTCGGTCGCGACGTTCAACGTGGAGAACCTCGACCCGTCCGACGGCGCCGCCAAGTTCGACGGCCTCGCCCAGGCGGTCGTGCACAACCTCGCGTCGCCGGACATCATCGGCCTCGAGGAGGTCCAGGACAACGACGGCGCGACCAACTCCGGGACGACCGCCGCGGACGTCACGCTGAACACGCTGGCCGCGGCGATCCGGAAGGCCGGCGGCCCGAAGTACGCCTGGCGGCAGATCGACCCGGTCGACGGCAAGGAAGGCGGCGAGCCGGGCGGCAACATCCGGGTCGCGTTCATGTACCGCACCGACCGGCCGGTCAAGTTCGTCGACCGCGCGGGCGGCGGCTCCACGGTGGGGACCACGATCACCACCGACCGGTTCGGCCGGCCGCACCTGAGCTCGTCGCCCGGTCGCGTCGACCCGGCCAACCCGGCCTGGGAGGCCACCCGGGTGCCGCTCGCGGGCGAGTTCACCTGGCTCGGCCAGTCGCTGTTCGTGGTGGTCAACCACTTCAGCTCCAAGGGCGGCGACGACCCGCTCTGGGGCCGGGTCCAGCCGCCGGTCCAGAGCTCGGCGCCGAAGCGGCACCAGCAGGCGCAGTCGGTGCGGACCTTCGTCGACCAGCTGCTGGCCAAGGACCGCGGCGCCAACGTGGTCGTGCTCGGCGACCTGAACGACTTCGACTTCAGCCGGACCACCGACATCCTGGTCGGCTCCGGCAAGACGTCGCTGATCGATCTGCCGCGCACGCTGCCCGCCAAGGAGCGGTACAGCTACGTGTTCGAGGGCAACAGCCAGATCCTCGACCAGATCCTGATGTCGCGGAACCTGCAGCCGGCGTCGTCGTACGACGTGGTGCACATGAACGCGGAGTTCCCCGACCAGATCTCCGACCACGACCCGCAGGTGGTGCGGCTGATCCCGCTGCCGTCCTGGTACCGGTGA
- a CDS encoding VOC family protein → MERKAFPVLYVGNVRRAVDFYALLGYEQTYQFPLEGDPHYVGLERGESSLGLADTNWPEAQLGITVGTAPRFELFVYVDNVETQVESLRAAGYTIVQEPANMPWGERQAYAFDPDGNPVALATPI, encoded by the coding sequence ATGGAACGCAAGGCCTTTCCCGTCCTGTACGTCGGCAACGTCCGCCGCGCGGTCGACTTCTACGCGCTGCTGGGCTACGAGCAGACCTACCAGTTCCCGCTCGAGGGCGACCCGCACTACGTCGGCCTCGAACGCGGCGAGTCGTCACTCGGCCTGGCCGACACCAACTGGCCCGAGGCCCAGCTCGGCATCACCGTCGGCACGGCGCCGCGCTTCGAGCTGTTCGTGTACGTCGACAACGTCGAGACCCAGGTCGAGTCCCTGCGCGCCGCCGGCTACACGATCGTCCAGGAACCGGCCAACATGCCCTGGGGTGAACGCCAGGCCTACGCCTTCGACCCCGACGGCAACCCCGTAGCCCTCGCCACCCCGATCTGA
- a CDS encoding adenylate/guanylate cyclase domain-containing protein produces the protein MADAPPTPPRFMYSVAMVVLTAAALLVPLVALFLLLRAPRLDVHWEHHPSHFWLVLLTAALSAVLAQAMGSAALRRGDPRVLLVSLAFLAAAGFLALHALATPGVLLSTPNAGFVLATPVGVAAGSVGAVLSSLRFEGERSVAWMRRGRRIRAGLLVLMALWAVASVTQLPPLHDTAVPEVADGILTALAVPTVLLYGVAAARYLRMWSARPSLMLLSLVSAFVLLAEAMLALVFARNWALSWWEWHLLLLAAFVLVVAGVRIQWYEERFSDLYVAGTVAGRRELSVLFADLMRFTTFSEQHEPDEVTAMLNTYFEVVVPPVVGRHGGEVDRIIGDALMVTFNKRGDQPDHARLAAAAGLALQVAAEKVRAEHPDWPRFRVGINTGIASVSLLGTEGGRTHTVIGDTVNVASRIEGKAPGGGVAIGPATKALLPDAVTESLGPISLKGKAEPLEVYRLLALDH, from the coding sequence ATGGCTGACGCTCCCCCGACCCCACCCCGCTTCATGTACTCCGTAGCGATGGTCGTGTTGACGGCTGCCGCCCTGCTGGTGCCGCTCGTCGCGCTCTTCCTGCTGCTGCGGGCACCGAGGCTGGACGTGCACTGGGAGCATCACCCGTCGCACTTCTGGCTGGTGCTGCTGACCGCCGCGCTGAGCGCCGTACTGGCTCAGGCGATGGGTTCGGCCGCGTTGCGGCGTGGAGATCCCCGGGTGCTGCTGGTGTCGCTGGCGTTCCTGGCGGCGGCCGGGTTCCTCGCGTTGCACGCGCTGGCGACGCCGGGCGTGCTGCTCAGTACGCCGAACGCCGGGTTCGTGCTCGCGACGCCGGTCGGGGTCGCGGCCGGATCGGTGGGCGCGGTGCTGTCGAGCCTGCGGTTCGAGGGCGAGCGGTCGGTCGCGTGGATGCGGCGCGGCCGGCGGATCCGGGCCGGGCTGCTGGTGCTGATGGCGCTGTGGGCCGTTGCCTCGGTCACCCAACTTCCGCCGCTGCACGACACCGCCGTACCGGAAGTTGCCGACGGCATCCTCACCGCGCTCGCCGTACCGACCGTCCTGCTGTACGGCGTCGCGGCCGCGCGCTACCTGCGGATGTGGTCCGCGCGGCCGTCGCTGATGCTGCTCTCCCTGGTGTCGGCGTTCGTGCTGCTGGCCGAGGCGATGCTCGCGCTGGTCTTCGCGCGGAACTGGGCGCTGTCGTGGTGGGAGTGGCACCTGCTGCTGCTCGCCGCGTTCGTGCTGGTCGTGGCCGGCGTACGGATCCAGTGGTACGAGGAGCGCTTCTCCGACCTGTACGTCGCCGGCACCGTGGCCGGGCGGCGCGAACTGTCCGTATTGTTCGCGGACCTGATGCGGTTCACCACGTTCTCCGAGCAGCACGAGCCGGACGAGGTGACCGCGATGCTGAACACGTACTTCGAGGTCGTCGTCCCGCCGGTCGTCGGGCGGCACGGCGGCGAGGTGGACCGAATTATCGGCGACGCGCTGATGGTCACCTTCAACAAGCGCGGCGACCAGCCCGACCACGCCCGGCTGGCGGCCGCGGCCGGGCTCGCCTTGCAGGTGGCGGCCGAGAAGGTGCGCGCCGAGCACCCGGACTGGCCGCGGTTCCGGGTCGGGATCAACACGGGCATCGCGTCGGTCAGCCTGCTGGGCACGGAGGGTGGCCGGACGCACACGGTGATCGGCGACACCGTCAACGTGGCCAGCCGGATCGAGGGCAAGGCGCCCGGCGGCGGCGTCGCGATCGGGCCCGCGACGAAGGCGCTGCTGCCCGATGCGGTGACCGAGTCGCTCGGGCCGATCAGCCTGAAGGGCAAGGCCGAGCCGCTCGAGGTCTATCGTTTGCTTGCCCTCGACCACTGA
- the hemQ gene encoding hydrogen peroxide-dependent heme synthase, producing the protein MTDANQPESSTPAKPKARELNNVIRYTMWSVFKVETPLGDADRAELAAELTELVGKLAADDVVIRGWYDVEGLRADADFMVWWHAPTSDVLQTAYHALRRSRLGRHLAPIWSQLALHRPAEFNKSHIPAFLADEEARGYICVYPFVRSYEWYLLPDEERRHMLAEHGKMARGYADVRANTVASFALGDYEWILAFEADELHRMVDLMRDLRASTARRHVREEVPFYTGKRTELGELVANLA; encoded by the coding sequence GTGACCGACGCGAACCAGCCCGAGAGCAGCACGCCCGCGAAGCCGAAGGCCCGCGAGCTGAACAACGTGATCCGCTACACGATGTGGTCGGTCTTCAAGGTGGAGACGCCGCTCGGTGACGCCGATCGCGCCGAGCTGGCCGCCGAGCTGACCGAGCTGGTCGGCAAGCTGGCGGCCGACGACGTGGTGATCCGCGGCTGGTACGACGTGGAGGGCCTCCGCGCGGACGCCGACTTCATGGTCTGGTGGCACGCGCCGACGTCGGACGTGCTGCAGACGGCGTACCACGCGCTGCGCCGGTCGCGGCTCGGGCGGCACCTGGCGCCGATCTGGTCGCAGCTCGCGCTGCACCGGCCGGCGGAGTTCAACAAGAGCCACATCCCGGCGTTCCTGGCCGACGAGGAGGCGCGTGGGTACATCTGCGTGTATCCGTTCGTCCGGTCGTACGAGTGGTACCTGCTGCCCGACGAGGAGCGTCGCCACATGCTCGCCGAGCACGGCAAGATGGCGCGCGGGTACGCCGACGTACGGGCCAACACGGTCGCGTCGTTCGCGCTCGGGGACTACGAGTGGATCCTGGCCTTCGAGGCCGACGAACTGCACCGGATGGTCGACCTGATGCGCGACCTGCGCGCGTCGACGGCCCGGCGGCACGTGCGTGAGGAAGTCCCGTTCTACACCGGCAAGCGAACCGAGCTCGGCGAGCTGGTCGCGAACCTCGCCTGA
- a CDS encoding M4 family metallopeptidase, with protein sequence MNRSALLAAATAVATATALGLGTGTATGAPQAEPGPSPAAAAARVKAAIGQNLGTLKATGADAFAVRDVIVDADGTSHVRMDRSIGGLKVLGGDVVVHQAKDGAWKDASLTLTRSANVDRTPKISLAGATAKALTGGILSRGMKAEGKPSLVIEARKGAPRLAYLVTTGGTQADGTPSHLTTTVDALTGAKLVSEQHIHTAGGDGKSLYSGTVGIDTTPATGGFTLTDPARGNGYTADANNKTDSILCQLFGLGCPVPTRFTDADNHWGTGVNTDRASAAVDAHYGAAKTFDYFKLIHGRNGIFNDGKGVPSRVHYGTNYVNAFWDGKQMTYGDGDGVVAGPLVSIDVAGHEMSHGVTTATANLTYSGESGGLNEATSDIFGTLVEFSANNTADPGDYYIGEEILKDRPALRYMDKPSKDGQSKDCWYSGIGNIDVHYSSGVANHFAYLLAEGTGPKTFGGLPHDSTTCNGTTLQGIGKDKVGKIWYRALTTYMTTGTTYAQARTATLNAATDLYGASSPERTAVAAAWSGVSVN encoded by the coding sequence ATGAACAGATCCGCCCTGCTCGCCGCTGCCACCGCAGTCGCGACCGCCACCGCCCTGGGCCTGGGCACCGGGACCGCCACCGGCGCCCCGCAGGCCGAACCCGGCCCGTCTCCCGCCGCCGCGGCCGCTCGGGTCAAGGCCGCGATCGGCCAGAACCTCGGCACGCTGAAGGCCACCGGCGCCGACGCGTTCGCCGTCCGCGACGTGATCGTCGACGCCGACGGCACCAGCCACGTCCGGATGGACCGCAGCATCGGCGGCCTGAAGGTGCTTGGCGGCGACGTCGTGGTGCACCAGGCCAAGGACGGTGCCTGGAAGGACGCCAGCCTGACCCTGACCCGGTCGGCGAACGTCGACCGGACGCCGAAGATCTCGCTCGCCGGTGCCACCGCCAAGGCACTGACCGGCGGGATACTGTCCCGAGGGATGAAGGCCGAGGGCAAACCGTCCCTGGTGATCGAGGCCCGCAAGGGCGCGCCCCGCCTGGCGTACCTGGTCACGACCGGCGGCACCCAGGCCGACGGGACGCCGAGCCACCTCACCACGACCGTGGACGCGCTGACCGGCGCCAAGCTCGTCAGCGAGCAGCACATCCACACCGCGGGCGGCGACGGCAAGAGCCTGTACTCCGGCACGGTCGGGATCGACACCACCCCGGCCACCGGCGGCTTCACGCTGACCGACCCGGCCCGCGGCAACGGCTACACCGCCGACGCGAACAACAAGACCGACTCGATCCTGTGCCAGCTGTTCGGCCTGGGCTGCCCGGTGCCGACCCGCTTCACCGACGCGGACAACCACTGGGGCACCGGCGTCAACACCGACCGGGCCTCGGCCGCCGTCGACGCGCACTACGGCGCGGCGAAGACGTTCGACTACTTCAAGCTGATCCACGGCCGGAACGGCATCTTCAACGACGGCAAGGGTGTCCCGAGCCGCGTGCACTACGGCACGAACTACGTGAACGCCTTCTGGGACGGCAAGCAGATGACGTACGGCGACGGCGACGGCGTGGTGGCCGGCCCGCTGGTCTCGATCGACGTCGCCGGGCACGAGATGTCCCACGGCGTCACCACCGCGACCGCGAACCTCACGTACTCCGGCGAGTCCGGCGGCCTGAACGAGGCCACCAGCGACATCTTCGGCACGCTGGTCGAGTTCTCCGCGAACAACACCGCCGACCCGGGCGACTACTACATCGGCGAGGAGATCCTCAAGGACCGCCCGGCGCTGCGGTACATGGACAAGCCGAGCAAGGACGGCCAGTCCAAGGACTGCTGGTACTCCGGCATCGGCAACATCGACGTGCACTACTCCTCGGGCGTCGCGAACCACTTCGCCTACCTGCTCGCCGAGGGCACCGGGCCCAAGACGTTCGGCGGACTGCCGCACGACTCGACCACCTGCAACGGCACCACGCTGCAGGGCATCGGCAAGGACAAGGTCGGCAAGATCTGGTACCGGGCGCTGACGACCTACATGACCACCGGTACGACGTACGCGCAGGCCCGGACCGCGACGCTGAACGCGGCCACCGACCTGTACGGCGCCTCGAGCCCGGAGCGCACCGCCGTCGCCGCGGCCTGGTCCGGGGTGAGCGTCAACTGA